The Longimicrobium sp. DNA segment CGTCGTAGTGGGCGAGGAGGTCGGCCGGGTCGTCGTAGATGGCGGCGGCGTCCTTGAGCGCCTCATCGTCCCAGCCGCCGCAGCGCAGCGCGACGCAGCGGACGCCCGCGCGGTTGGCGGCGGTGACGTCGTACGGGGTGTCGCCCAGCATCACCGCCTCGCCGGGCGCGCAGCCGCCGTTCTCCAGCGCCGCCTCGACGATGTCGGGGGCGGGCTTGGAGGCGTCGGCGTCGGACGACGAGGTCTTCGCCTCGACGACGTCGGCCACGTTCGCCGCCTTCAGCAGCGCGGCCATGTCGTCCTTGCTGGCCGAGGTGGCCACCACCAGCGTCATC contains these protein-coding regions:
- a CDS encoding HAD family hydrolase, with the protein product MSRPRAVLLDVDGTLIDTNDAHAHAWVDVCHEFGHEVAFGEVRRMIGMGGDRVLPRLTGLAEESEQGELMKERRGKIFRERYLPGCRPFPGARELLERMRGDGMTLVVATSASKDDMAALLKAANVADVVEAKTSSSDADASKPAPDIVEAALENGGCAPGEAVMLGDTPYDVTAANRAGVRCVALRCGGWDDEALKDAAAIYDDPADLLAHYDASPFGAPSS